The genomic stretch CTCGCTGCAGAGCCGGTTTCTGGAGGTTTTCCACCCCTACCTGATCACCACCCGGGCCTATCGGCTGATGGGATGAGCGGGGAGGGGGGAAGACCCCCCGGCAGCTCGGAACCTTCAGACGGCTTCGGACACGTGGATGCGCTTGCGAGCGCGTAGACCGCGTTTGATCGACTCGAAGCTCACCACACCCGGCACAAGCGCGAACAGAGTGTCGTCGGAGCCGCGACCGACGTTGACGCCAGGCATCACCGAGGTCCCGCGCTGGCGCACGAGAATGGAGCCGGCGGTGACGGTTTCACCGCCGTAACGCTTGACGCCGAGACGTTTGGAGTTGG from Synechococcus sp. CBW1107 encodes the following:
- the rpmA gene encoding 50S ribosomal protein L27; its protein translation is MAHKKGTGSTRNGRDSNSKRLGVKRYGGETVTAGSILVRQRGTSVMPGVNVGRGSDDTLFALVPGVVSFESIKRGLRARKRIHVSEAV